The following coding sequences are from one Pararge aegeria chromosome 13, ilParAegt1.1, whole genome shotgun sequence window:
- the LOC120628823 gene encoding uncharacterized protein LOC120628823, which yields MEDETNAYEEDMDTTEMRRKRNWEADNGEEWTQVNRTAKKKVRITENPQEDLILICVTESNAEIFLACKAFSGLEWRCQKTWEVGLSYGIVKNIENELTEEEIFKNIKCDIEIVSVKRLNRRDGDIWVPSDTVKVGFKGPSLPRYVYLLDLRIKVEKYIFPVTQCSRCWRFGHLNKFCPSNKIVCPKCTKNHANCETTSYLCSNCSGTHMALDKDCSVYKKEKKIREIMSEFNCSYRKAMSMFVPSSPPPLESYKESLTKQRVYAPVNEPDAFSYYDDNIHQEQEPCKANAESSTKQKKKKKKKRVLIAENVHADIECSSDSEGIEEKEGKEGEEENRRQEFKSCTKILELELSQNQQNSKIA from the exons ATGGAGGACGAAACAAATGCGTATGAGGAAGATATGGATACCACGGAAATGCGGAGAAAACGAAATTGGGAGGCTGATAATGGCGAGGAGTGGACACAAGTTAATAGAACTGCGAAGAAAAAAGTTAGGATAACTGAAAATCCACAGGAAGATTTAATCCTTATTTGTGTTACGG AATCGAATGCTGAAATTTTTTTAGCATGTAAAGCATTTTCTGGATTGGAATGGAGATGCCAGAAGACCTGGGAAGTAGGTCTTTCATATGGCATAGTAAAGAATATTGAGAATGAACTTACCGAGGAAGAGatttttaagaacattaagTGTGACATTGAAATAGTCTCAGTGAAACGTCTCAACCGTCGAGATGGGGATATTTGGGTGCCGAGCGATACTGTGAAGGTTGGGTTCAAGGGCCCCAGTTTACCGAGATATGTTTACCtactagatttaagaattaaagtTGAGAAATACATATTTCCCGTCACTCAATGTTCTCGATGTTGGCGATTTGGgcacttaaataaattttgccCGTCTAACAAAATAGTATGCCCGAAATGTACCAAGAACCATGCTAATTGTGAGACAACTTCATATCTGTGTTCCAACTGCTCCGGTACTCATATGGCATTGGATAAAGATTGCAGTgtttataaaaaggaaaagaaGATACGAGAAATTATGTCAGAATTTAACTGCTCATACAGAAAAGCAATGAGTATGTTCGTCCCATCTTCTCCTCCCCCTTTAGAAAGCTATAAGGAATCACTTACAAAACAACGTGTATACGCTCCTGTAAATGAACCAGACGCATTCTcgtattatgatgataatattcaTCAAGAACAGGAACCTTGCAAGGCGAATGCAGAATCAagtacaaaacagaaaaaaaagaaaaagaaaaagcgTGTTCTGATAGCTGAAAATGTACATGCAGATATAGAATGTTCATCAGACTCTGAAGGTATTGAAGAAAAAGAAGGCAAGGAAGGAGAAGAAGAGAATCGGAGACAGGAGTTTAAATC